The genomic segment CATTTGGCAATTCATAAGCGATTTCTTTGATGAATTTACTTCCGAGGATGGCAATGGCATTTTTTGCCTCTGATAACTCTTCTGTGAATTGGCTGGCTTTCAGCGATAGAAGACGACCATCTTTCTTTAAAAATGGAATGGTGAATTCCGATAAGACCGAAAGTCTTGCCACAGCACGAGCCGTAACTAAGTCAAACTGTCCACGATAGTGCGGGTTTTGGCCAAAATCTTCCGCCCGTCCATGAAGTAGAGTTACCTCTTTAAGTCCTAGCTCATCTGTCAGTACTGACAGAAAATTGATCCGCTTTTGTAAGCTGTCAATGATCGTTACTTTTAATGACGGGAAAATTATTTTCATCGGTAAGCTAGGAAAACCAGCCCCAGCGCCAATATCAAGAAGAGTAGTCGCATCGTCAGCAATAACATCATACAAAATTGGAGCAATTGAATCATAAAAATGTTTTAAATAGACATCTGATTGCTCGGTAATTGCAGTCAGATTGATTTTCTCATTCCACTCAACAAGTAACTCAAAATAGCGTTGGAACTGCTCTTTTTGGTGTTCAGAAAGTATAATATTAAATTCTGTAAGTAGCGACAAAAATTCATCAGGGGTCATAAAGTCCGCTCCAAAAGTTTTCTAGTAATTTCTTTAATCATTTCTCTATTTTCGCTTTTTGGTAACTTTTCAATAAGTTCCAGAGCAGCAGTAGTATAAGATTTTGCAAGATTTTTTGTTTCAGCTAATGCTTGTGAGCTTTTGATAAATTCATCCACAGCTTCAAAATTTTCATCTCTAATCCAGACAGACACTTGATTAAAATCTTCACGCAAAGCAAAAAGGACAGGTGCAGAATAAATGCCTTGTCTGATGTCCTCAAGTACAGGTTTACCCAAAACACCACTTGTAGAAGCATAATCAAGATAATCATCCATAATCTGAAAGGCAATGCCGATGTTCATCCCAATCTTATAAGATAAACTAGAAAGACGATTCTTTTTGGCAATTAAAGGTGCGATAGAAGCAGACATAGCAAAGAGTTCGCCCGTTTTCCCAGAAATATTTTCGATGTAATCTTCAAGCGATTGTTCAAGGTCAAAATGTTTGTTTAACTGGCCTAATTCACCACCTAGTAATCGCTCAATTGAACCAAGATTTTTTGTCAAATTTGTTAATTCTAAAGAATACTCAGACATCAATTTAAAAACGGCAACAAAAAGATAGTCACCTGCATAAACGGCAACTTCAGAGCCATATTTTGCGGATATTGTCGCAACTCCTCGCCTAGTCGTCGCTTTATCAACAACATCATCATGAACCAAAGTTGCGGTGTGCAACATCTCCACGCTTGCTGCTAAGGCTAATTTCTCTTTCTCGTCTAACTCTGTAAAGTCAGCAAAAAGCAACAAATAAGCGGGACGAAGCATTTTACCTCCCGCATCAAAAATATCAAAAATCGCCGACTTAATCGACTCATTTTTGATTGAAATTTGACTTTTCATCAATTTCTGCACTTTTGAAAGTTGCTTTCCAAGTACTGGATAATCTTTCCAAATTGTGTTTTTTACGTCCATTGTTTACTTTCTTTGATAAATAATTCCTGTATTGGTTTGACTCGCGTAATTAATTGATTACCACCAATTCCTATTGCAAACCCAGCTAACATCCCAAAAAAAGCCAGCCAGGGTAAATATAGCATGACAGAGGCAGCCTTTGCTAGAAAAGCTGCGACGACAAGTTGACCAAAATTATGAAAAAAGCCGCCAACAACTGATATTCCAATTAATGAAACTAACTTGGGTCCAAATTGTTTCATGAGGTACATTGCAAGAAGAGATAATATTCCTCCAGCAAAAGAATAAAGAAACACAGAAAAGCCTGTGAACAGCGCAGTAATAAGTAAACGAAGAATCTCCATTACCCAAACTTTACGCCAATTCAAAGTGAAAATAGCAATAATCATCACTAAATTGGCAAGACCAATTTTGGCTCCAGGAGCAAATGCAAAAAAAGGTGGAAACATATTTTCGATGATTCCCATAACAACAGCGACAGCTGTCAATAGGGAAACGTAGACATATTCTTTAATATTCATGCTGTGTAATCCACCTGATTATCTTTTTTACCACTCATCACTTCAATGACAAGGTTGTGAGGAAGACAAACAGCAGTTTCTCCCACATTTGAAATCCAACCTCGATGAACAGCAATTTGGTCAGGAGAATTATCGGCCTTATCTCGAATTTTTCCATCAAGGACTTGGATTTTATTCCAATTACCATTTTTTGCCCGATAAGTCCAAGTTTGATTTTTTGTTAAATCAAAAGTTTTGATTACCTTTCCATTCACACGCACCTGTGCTTCAGCTCCAGCTTGGTGACTGGTTAGGAAAAAAAGAGTAGAAAAAGAAGCGATAAACAATACGAAAATAATGACAAAATCTAGAGGTTTAATCTTTATATTTTTAAAAAACAGTATCGTATTTTTAAGGAATTTCATTATTGAACTATTATAGCAAAATTGATGAAATTTTTCACGAAATCTGCAAAAAGAAAGCGCCTTGAGGGCAACTTTCTTATTTTTTATTGGTTAATGGAACCTTAGTATTTGATTGTTTAGTGAGTTCTTGAGCTTTAGCGATAATATAAGCTTTCAAATCTTCGCTAATTTGAGGGTGTTCAAGTCCATATTCAATAGTTGTTTCAACAAAACCAAACTTGTCTCCAACATCATAACGTTTTCCAGTAAATTCATGTGCAAAAACACGTTGAGTTTTGTTCAGGCGTTCGATGGCATCAGTTAATTGAATTTCGTTACCTGCACCTGGTGCTTGTGACTCTAATACATCAAAAATCTCAGGTGTTAAGAGATAGCGACCAATGATTGCTAAGTCAGAAGGTGCTTCTTCAACTTTTGGCTTTTCAACGAAATGATTGACATTATAAAGTCCTTTAGAGACTTCGCCATCAGGTGCAATAACACCATATTTATCAACATCTTCATGAGGGACTTTCATTACAGCAATAGTAGAAGCGTGAGTTTTTTCGTAATCGGAGATAAGCTCTTTAGTAAGTGGAGTACCTTCACCATTGATATTCATCAAATCATCCCCAAGCATGACAACAAAAGGTTCATTTCCGACAAAAGCCTTAGCTTGAAGTACAGCATGGCCTAAACCTTTTGGATGAGATTGACGGATAAAGTGAAGATTAATGTCTGTGGTTTCTTCAACGAGTTTTAATAATTCAGTTTTACCCTTTTCCAGTAAATTTTGCTCAAGTTCAAGATTGGAGTCAAAATGGTCTTCAATAGGACGCTTTGCCTTACCTGTAACAATCAAAATATCTTCAATGCCTGATTTTAAGGCTTCTTCAACAATAAATTGGATTGTGGGTTTGTCAACGATTGGAAGCATTTCTTTTGCCATTGCTTTTGTTGCAGGCAAGAAACGAGTACCTAAACCTGCCGCAGGAATAACAGCCTTACGGACTTTTCTAGCTTTAGTTTGATTCATAAGATATAGAAGCTCCTTTTTTGTAAACAGTTACAAATATAACATATTTTATTTGTATTCACAAGATATGTCAATTGGTGAATTCATTTTCTGCTCGTGTTTCTCGGCGCATAATGTCAAGAATACCAACTTTAGCATCAAGTCCTTCATATAAAACTTTATAAATAGTTTCAGTGATTGGCATATCAATATTAAGTTGTTGTGCTAATTCATAAGCGGCTTTTGTTGTTGAAACACCTTCAATAATCATACCCATATTGCGCTCAACATCTTCAAGCTTTTCTCCACGACCAAGTGCATCTCCAGCGCGCCAATTTCGCGAGTGAACGGAAGTTCCTGTGACGATGAGATCGCCAACCCCAGAAAGTCCACTATAAGTTAAAGGTTCAGCACCCATTGCTACACCGAGACGTGTAATCTCGGTAAGCCCGCGTGTGATGATTGCGGCTTTTGCATTATCTCCAAATCCAAGACCGTGAAGAGCACCAGCACCAACGGCAATGATATTTTTAAGCGCACCCGCTGTTTCCACTCCAACCACATCAGTATTGGTATAAAGGCGGAAGTAGTCATTACTAAAAATATTTTGTGCATATTTTGCTTCGTCATGATTTTTTGAAGCAGCAGAGATTAAAGTAATGTCCCGAACGATTGTTTCTTCGGCATGAGAAGGTCCAGATACAACTACAATTTCTCCACGATATTCAGCAGGGATTTCTTCTTCAAGAATACTTGAAATACGGGCATGTGTTCCTTGCTCAAGACCTTTTGATGCGTGAAGAATATGGACTTTATGCTTTAAAACTTCGGCAAGTTGCTTGGCAACAAGGCGAGTAACTTTTGTAGGAACAACAAAAAGAATAGCATCAACTCCATCAATAGCTTCACTTAAATTTGTAAATGCCTTGATTTTTTTATCTAAAATGACCTCTTTAAAATAACGTTGATTTGTATGTTGTTCATTAATTTCCGTAATTTGCTCTGGATTATTTCCCCAGATACGTACTTCATGACCATTATCATTTAGGACTTGTGAAAGGGCAGTACCCCATGACCCTGGGCCTAGGACCGCGATTTTTTGTGGTTTCATATGAATGAGCCTCTCTCATAAGATGTGAAATAGCCGATTTTATTTACTATCACTTGTTTAGTATAAAAAAACAGACGCTTTCATGTATTTCTATTTCCCTTTCATTTTATCATAAGCAAGATTAAAAATCAGCCCTAAGTATGATTTCACTATCCAAAAATGTGATAAAATATAGATATAGCCTGATAGGGCTAGTTTGAAGTGAATACTTCATTTTTTTAGAAAGATGTTAGTACTAACGAAAACAGAGCTGAGTGCTGTTTGTTTTACCACCATAGATGGAAAAATTAGTAGGCACTTGCTAAAATAAAAATGAATTTGAAATTAGAAACTTGTGAGAACAGGACGCAAGCAGGAGGAAAAAAATATGCCAGTCAGTTTGTTTATGAATCATCAAGGAATGATGGCGGGTGGTGGACATTGGGGAGTTGTGAACATGATTTTTGGTTTGATTCTCTTTTTCTTGATTGTAAAAATGATTATTGGTATTGGCTTTATGCGCAAAAATCGTCGTGAGGAACGTGGAGGTTATAAGGATAAATCAATGAGTTTGAAAGAAAATATGGAACGTTACCATGAAGCAGGACTTTCTGATAGCGATATCAAGATTTTACGTGAAAATTTGGCTGAAGCAAAAGCAAATATTGAAACTTGGGAAACACATCAAAAGAAAGATGATGATTTACAAGTTGTTGAGTCTGTAACAGGTGGGCTTGACTCAAGTAAACAAACTTTCAGATATATTGTGCAAAATCCTCAAGAGCTGACAAAGCAAAATGAGTTTCTATACAAAAACTTACCAAATATGGTCAAACTGACAGAAAAATTCATTGAGATGAAAAAGCAATCTGTAAGAACTGATGATATTAAACGTGATTTGGATGAAACGTTATTACTGATTAAAACTTTGTCAGGAGCAATTTCAAAAAATTATCATGAAATTCTTATGGATGATGTTAATGTGATTAAACATCAAGTGAATTTTGACTGATAGCACAACCGATGCGTGTGATTACTGTAAGTATTTATCAGCGAATAAAAGAGTTGTCAGCATAGCTGATAAGTCTGTCAGTATACTGACAGAAATAAATTATTAAAAAATTCCTGTCATTTTTGGCAGGAATCGTTTATAATTAAGAAAAATAGATAAAGGACAAAAAATTCATGGAGAATCCGATTTTAGATGATTTACTAAATAATGATAAGGTCATCAAAGATGCCGAGCAACTTGATGAACAGCAAAAGTCAGAAATTGTAGAGATGCATAAAAGCGCTTCCTTAGCGGCTGTTGACGCACTTTCACCTGAGGAGTTGGAAAAAGCAAAAGAACTTTCAAAACAGCTTGACGAAAATAGCGCACAGTCTGTCATTGCTTATGGAGCAAATGCGCAAGATAAAATTTCGGCTTTTTCGCAAAGTGTTTTAAATAAAGTACAAGCTCAAGACCTCGGAGAAGTGGGGATATCGCTGACAGACCTGATGTTTAACTTACAGCAAGCTAATCCTAATGAGTTAGTCGCGGAGAACAAAGGTTTGTTCACTAAGATGTTTGGAAAAGTTAAAAAATCAATTTTTGAGGTGACTCAAAAGTATCAAAAAATCGGGGCGGGAATTGATAAGATTTCAGCAAAATTGAACAATGAACAACAGGGATTATTGCAAGATAATGAAACTTTGGACAAACTTTATGATGAAAATTTGAATTATTTTAAAGCGCTCAATGTTTTTATCGCAGGAGCGGAATTAAAAGTTCAGGAGTTGGATAATGAAACGTTGCCTAAGGCTCGCCTTGAAGCGCAGCAATCAACAGATAATGCTCTCGTTGTCCAAAAAGTGAATGATTTGGAATCTTACAAAAATCGTTTGGAAAAACGTGCTCATGATTTACGTCTTGCTCGCCAGTTGACAATTCAACAAGCGCCTCAGATTAGACTGATTCAAAATACCAATCAAGAATTGGCAGAAAAGATTCAAACGTCAATCAATACAGCCATTCCGCTTTGGAAAAATCAAGTTGCGATTGCATTGACCTTGCTGAAGCAAAAAGATGCGTTGACGAGCCAGCGGATTGTTTCTGAGACGACAAATGATTTGCTCAAGAAAAATTCGGAGATGCTCAAAAATTCAACGATTGAAGCAGCTATTGAGAATGAACGTGGGTTAGTTGATATTGAAACATTGAAATTAACTCAACAAAATTTAGTAGATACGATTCAAGAAACCATGCGTATCCAAGCTGATGGTCGTCAAAAACGTCAACAAGGTGAGATTGAAATGGCAAAAATGGAAGAAGAAATCAAAACAAAGCTTCTACAACTTTCTAATAAGCAATGACAAAAAGTCTGTCAGTATACTGACAGACTTTTTCAGTATGAAAGTAACTTCTGTCAGTTTAATTGGTATATACTTCTTATTGACAGAAGGTAAAAATCGTGATAAAATAAACTGAAAAAGAGCAAATTATTCAGAATGCAAGAAACTTGAGAAAAGTTAAAATTAGAATCTGCAAAATTTTTTAGCACTCTAATTTTAATCCTGCATTGCTCATGTGTTAAACTAGGAGGATTTTATGACTTATTACATCAAAGCTGACCAATTTTTCTATCCTTATGAAATTAAAAAAGGTGGTTTTCTTGAAATTGTTGATGGAAAATTTGGTGACTGGACAGAAGAAATACCAACTTCCGCTGAAATTTTGGATTATTCTGGAAAATCTATTGCACCAGGACTTGTAGAAACACATATTCACGGATTTGGTGGGGCTGATGCACAAGATGCCGAAATTGAGGGAATCATGGGCACCATGTCTGAAGGGCTATTATCGGCTGGAGTTACTTCATTTCTACCTAGTCCATTGACAGATAATCATGAGGGATTAAAAGAAGTCTGTAGCGTTGTTGGCGAGCATTACCAAGAAGCGCGTGGGGCCAAAGTACGCGGTATTTTCTTTGAAGGACCATTTTTCACAGAAGAACACAAAGGAGCGCAAAATCCTAAATATATGCGTGATGCGAAAATGTGGGAACTTGAAGATTGGCAAAATGCAGCACATGGGATGTTAAAAAAAGTCGGACTGGCACCTGAGCGTGAAGGTTCAGAGGAGTTTATCAGAAAAGCTACAGAATCAGGTGTAACCATTGCCCTTGGTCACTCCAATGCGACTTATAAACAAGCTGTAGCAGGAGTTCAAGCAGGTGCAACGATGTGGATTCATACATTCAATGGGATGTCAGGAATGACTCATCAAGAACCAGGGATGGTGGGGGCGATTCTAAACACGCCAAATACTTATGCTGAGCTTATTTGTGATGGTCATCATGTTCGCCCTGAAGCAGCAGAAATTGTGATGAAGATGAAGGGGGCTGACCATGTTGTTTTAATTACAGACTCGATGCGTGCAGCAGGACTACCAGATGGACCATATATGCTTGGTGAATACGAAGTTGAAGTACGTGATGGCGCAGCATGGCTTCCAACAGGTCGTCCCGCAGCTTCTATTTTAACATTGAAAACAGCTGTAAAAAATGTTGTTGATTGGGGGATTGCAACTCCTGCCCAAGCGATTATGATGGCATCTTTAACTCCAGCTAAGTCAGTTAATATTGACGATGTTTGTGGCCAAATTAAAACGGGCTTGGACGCAGATTTCATTGTCCTTGATAGCGAAATGAACCTTGTTGCGACTTATCTTGATGGTCAAAAGAGATTCGGTTAAGAACAAGTAATACTAATAAAAGTCGAATATCGTTATGATATTCGGCTTTTGAATTTAGCCCATCAAAGTAAAATCAATATTTAAAACTATAGACAAAATGGAAGCAGTCGATAAGTTAAAAAAATGATTTATACTCGTGTATTTAAGACATAAAATTGTAAAAAATGTTTTACTTTTTTATGCTATACTGTCGTAGATGAGAATGAAAAACTTTTACTAATAATAACCATGAAAATTTTGAATTGGCAGAAAAATTTCATTAAAAAATACGAGAAAACCTTTGCAACTTAAGGGTTCAAAAATTTTTTGTAATGTAAACGGTTTACACAGTTTATTAGAGGATTTTTTTGAAAATACGTGATATAATGAACTAGATAATAAATGAGCATGATTTATAAAGTTACTGATAAATCCTTGTCAGTACTGATGGAATTATGTATCTTATAATTCGGAGGACAAATCTCTAATGAAACGCATTGCAGTTTTGACTTCTGGTGGTGATGCACCAGGAATGAACGCGGCTATTCGTGCCGTTGTTCGTAAAGCGATTTCTGAAGGTATCGAAGTTTACGGTATTAATCACGGATATGCTGGTATGGTTGCAGGAGATATTTTCCCGCTCACTTCGGCATCAGTTGGTGATAAAATTGGACGTGGTGGTACTTTCTTGTATTCAGCACGTTATCCAGAATTTGCTCAAATTGAAGGGCAACTTGCTGGTATTGAACAACTAAAAAAACATGGCATCGAAGGTGTAGTAGTTATCGGTGGTGACGGTTCTTATCATGGTGCAATGCGCCTAACTGAACATGGTTTCCCAGCAGTCGGCCTTCCAGGTACTATTGACAATGATATCGTGGGAACTGACTTCACGATTGGTTTTGATACCGCTGTTTCAACTGTTGTTGATGCTCTTGACAAAATTCGTGATACATCATCATCACACAACCGCACATTTGTAGTTGAAGTAATGGGACGTAATGCTGGAGATATTGCACTTTGGTCAGGTATTGCGGCTGGAGCAGATGATATCTGCATTCCAGAAAAGAGCTTCAAATTTGAAAACGTTGTTAACAATATCAACAAAGGCTATGAAAAAGGTAAAAATCACCATATCATCGTTCTTGCTGAAGGTGTAATGTCAGGTGAGGAATTTGCCTCAAAACTCAAGGAAGCTGGATATAAAGGGGACTTGCGTGTATCTGTTCTTGGACACATTCAACGTGGGGGTTCTCCAACAGCTCGTGACCGTGTTCTTGCTTCACGTATGGGTGCTCGTGCCGTTGAATTACTTCGTGATGGTATCGGAGGCGTAGCCGTTGGTATTCATAATGAAGAACTTGTGGAAAGCCCAATTTTAGGTAGCGCTGAAGAACATGCCTTATTCAGTTTGACTGAAGATGGTGGTATCAAAGTGAACAACCCACACAAAGCTGGTCTTGAACTCTACCGTCTGAATTCAGACCTGAACAATCTCAACCTTAATTAAGTTACTGCATTCTAGTTTCTAGTTAAGTGTTGAAGTACGCATAGCTAGAGACAGATAATAAAATCTTTTATAGGAGAAAACACATAATGAATAAACGTGTAAAAATCGTCTCAACTCTTGGCCCTGCCGTTGAAACTCGCGGTGGTAAAAAATTTGGTGAAAAAGGTTATTGGGGAGAAGAACTTGATGTTGAAACTTCAGCAAAAACAATTGCGTCTCTAATTCAGGAAGGTGCTGACGTTTTCCGTTTCAACTTCTCACACGGTGATCACCCAGAACAAGGTGCACGTATGGCAACTGTACGTCGTGCTGAAGAAATCGCTGGACGTAAAGTTGGTTTCTTGCTTGACACTAAAGGTCCTGAAATGCGTACTGAAGTTTATGAAGACGGCGCAGACGAATATAAATTCCTTACAGGCGATAAATTCCGCGTGGCAACTAAGCAAGGCTTGACTTCAACTGTTGAAAAAATTGCTTTGAATGTTGCTGGTGGAC from the Lactococcus allomyrinae genome contains:
- a CDS encoding toxic anion resistance protein, which translates into the protein MENPILDDLLNNDKVIKDAEQLDEQQKSEIVEMHKSASLAAVDALSPEELEKAKELSKQLDENSAQSVIAYGANAQDKISAFSQSVLNKVQAQDLGEVGISLTDLMFNLQQANPNELVAENKGLFTKMFGKVKKSIFEVTQKYQKIGAGIDKISAKLNNEQQGLLQDNETLDKLYDENLNYFKALNVFIAGAELKVQELDNETLPKARLEAQQSTDNALVVQKVNDLESYKNRLEKRAHDLRLARQLTIQQAPQIRLIQNTNQELAEKIQTSINTAIPLWKNQVAIALTLLKQKDALTSQRIVSETTNDLLKKNSEMLKNSTIEAAIENERGLVDIETLKLTQQNLVDTIQETMRIQADGRQKRQQGEIEMAKMEEEIKTKLLQLSNKQ
- a CDS encoding polyprenyl synthetase family protein; protein product: MDVKNTIWKDYPVLGKQLSKVQKLMKSQISIKNESIKSAIFDIFDAGGKMLRPAYLLLFADFTELDEKEKLALAASVEMLHTATLVHDDVVDKATTRRGVATISAKYGSEVAVYAGDYLFVAVFKLMSEYSLELTNLTKNLGSIERLLGGELGQLNKHFDLEQSLEDYIENISGKTGELFAMSASIAPLIAKKNRLSSLSYKIGMNIGIAFQIMDDYLDYASTSGVLGKPVLEDIRQGIYSAPVLFALREDFNQVSVWIRDENFEAVDEFIKSSQALAETKNLAKSYTTAALELIEKLPKSENREMIKEITRKLLERTL
- a CDS encoding Gx transporter family protein, with translation MNIKEYVYVSLLTAVAVVMGIIENMFPPFFAFAPGAKIGLANLVMIIAIFTLNWRKVWVMEILRLLITALFTGFSVFLYSFAGGILSLLAMYLMKQFGPKLVSLIGISVVGGFFHNFGQLVVAAFLAKAASVMLYLPWLAFFGMLAGFAIGIGGNQLITRVKPIQELFIKESKQWT
- the rsmG gene encoding 16S rRNA (guanine(527)-N(7))-methyltransferase RsmG, translated to MTPDEFLSLLTEFNIILSEHQKEQFQRYFELLVEWNEKINLTAITEQSDVYLKHFYDSIAPILYDVIADDATTLLDIGAGAGFPSLPMKIIFPSLKVTIIDSLQKRINFLSVLTDELGLKEVTLLHGRAEDFGQNPHYRGQFDLVTARAVARLSVLSEFTIPFLKKDGRLLSLKASQFTEELSEAKNAIAILGSKFIKEIAYELPNGDERHIAIIEKKKETPKKYPRKAGLPAKKPL
- a CDS encoding NusG domain II-containing protein, with translation MKFLKNTILFFKNIKIKPLDFVIIFVLFIASFSTLFFLTSHQAGAEAQVRVNGKVIKTFDLTKNQTWTYRAKNGNWNKIQVLDGKIRDKADNSPDQIAVHRGWISNVGETAVCLPHNLVIEVMSGKKDNQVDYTA
- the galU gene encoding UTP--glucose-1-phosphate uridylyltransferase GalU translates to MNQTKARKVRKAVIPAAGLGTRFLPATKAMAKEMLPIVDKPTIQFIVEEALKSGIEDILIVTGKAKRPIEDHFDSNLELEQNLLEKGKTELLKLVEETTDINLHFIRQSHPKGLGHAVLQAKAFVGNEPFVVMLGDDLMNINGEGTPLTKELISDYEKTHASTIAVMKVPHEDVDKYGVIAPDGEVSKGLYNVNHFVEKPKVEEAPSDLAIIGRYLLTPEIFDVLESQAPGAGNEIQLTDAIERLNKTQRVFAHEFTGKRYDVGDKFGFVETTIEYGLEHPQISEDLKAYIIAKAQELTKQSNTKVPLTNKK
- the nagA gene encoding N-acetylglucosamine-6-phosphate deacetylase, which encodes MTYYIKADQFFYPYEIKKGGFLEIVDGKFGDWTEEIPTSAEILDYSGKSIAPGLVETHIHGFGGADAQDAEIEGIMGTMSEGLLSAGVTSFLPSPLTDNHEGLKEVCSVVGEHYQEARGAKVRGIFFEGPFFTEEHKGAQNPKYMRDAKMWELEDWQNAAHGMLKKVGLAPEREGSEEFIRKATESGVTIALGHSNATYKQAVAGVQAGATMWIHTFNGMSGMTHQEPGMVGAILNTPNTYAELICDGHHVRPEAAEIVMKMKGADHVVLITDSMRAAGLPDGPYMLGEYEVEVRDGAAWLPTGRPAASILTLKTAVKNVVDWGIATPAQAIMMASLTPAKSVNIDDVCGQIKTGLDADFIVLDSEMNLVATYLDGQKRFG
- a CDS encoding NAD(P)H-dependent glycerol-3-phosphate dehydrogenase, whose amino-acid sequence is MKPQKIAVLGPGSWGTALSQVLNDNGHEVRIWGNNPEQITEINEQHTNQRYFKEVILDKKIKAFTNLSEAIDGVDAILFVVPTKVTRLVAKQLAEVLKHKVHILHASKGLEQGTHARISSILEEEIPAEYRGEIVVVSGPSHAEETIVRDITLISAASKNHDEAKYAQNIFSNDYFRLYTNTDVVGVETAGALKNIIAVGAGALHGLGFGDNAKAAIITRGLTEITRLGVAMGAEPLTYSGLSGVGDLIVTGTSVHSRNWRAGDALGRGEKLEDVERNMGMIIEGVSTTKAAYELAQQLNIDMPITETIYKVLYEGLDAKVGILDIMRRETRAENEFTN
- a CDS encoding 5-bromo-4-chloroindolyl phosphate hydrolysis family protein, translated to MPVSLFMNHQGMMAGGGHWGVVNMIFGLILFFLIVKMIIGIGFMRKNRREERGGYKDKSMSLKENMERYHEAGLSDSDIKILRENLAEAKANIETWETHQKKDDDLQVVESVTGGLDSSKQTFRYIVQNPQELTKQNEFLYKNLPNMVKLTEKFIEMKKQSVRTDDIKRDLDETLLLIKTLSGAISKNYHEILMDDVNVIKHQVNFD
- the pfkA gene encoding 6-phosphofructokinase; the protein is MKRIAVLTSGGDAPGMNAAIRAVVRKAISEGIEVYGINHGYAGMVAGDIFPLTSASVGDKIGRGGTFLYSARYPEFAQIEGQLAGIEQLKKHGIEGVVVIGGDGSYHGAMRLTEHGFPAVGLPGTIDNDIVGTDFTIGFDTAVSTVVDALDKIRDTSSSHNRTFVVEVMGRNAGDIALWSGIAAGADDICIPEKSFKFENVVNNINKGYEKGKNHHIIVLAEGVMSGEEFASKLKEAGYKGDLRVSVLGHIQRGGSPTARDRVLASRMGARAVELLRDGIGGVAVGIHNEELVESPILGSAEEHALFSLTEDGGIKVNNPHKAGLELYRLNSDLNNLNLN